The Drechmeria coniospora strain ARSEF 6962 chromosome 02, whole genome shotgun sequence genome has a segment encoding these proteins:
- a CDS encoding myosin type II heavy chain, protein MSFNPNASAQRRNNPFQRNASPSPGPATTSSALFSSPLSKTPISHARSQSSSSFGAALVAPGSTPRHRVDSRSGTPTSSTFAPSFIKTEEMTRSQDVVKGIEGENDFSGKRYVWLKDPQSAFIKGWVVDELADNQIRVQTDDGTVREVDVDSVDKVNPAKFDKANDMAELTHLNEASVVHNLHMRHQSDLIYTYSGLFLVTVNPYCPLPIYSNEYINMYRGRSREDTKPHIFAMADEAFRNLVEEGRNQSILVTGESGAGKTENTKKVIQYLAAVAQTDTVVAKGKHQHSNLSQQILRANPILEAFGNAQTVRNNNSSRFGKFIRIEFNRGGAITGAFIDWYLLEKSRVIRINQYERNYHIFYQLLKGADGRLKKSLLLDGLGVEDFSYTRNGHDSIAGVSDSEEWTSLMEAFDVMEFSVDDRLSILRTIAAVLHLGNIDVVKESRGADQARLAPNAKEEAAKVCELLGVPLDPFLRGLLHPKVKAGREWVEKVQTPEQVRLSLDALSKGIYERGFGNLVSRINQQLDRTGMGLDDSKFIGVLDIAGFEIFEQNSFEQLCINYTNEKLQQFFNHHMFVLEQEEYAREQIEWQFIDFGRDLQPTIDLIELSNPIGIFSCLDEDCVMPKATDKSFTEKLNSLWDKKSNKYRPSRLEHGFVLTHYAAAVEYSTEGWLEKNKDPLNDNITRLLATSADRHVAELFADCAADMEGDAGGRSRVKKGLFRTVAQRHKEQLHSLMTQLHSTHPHFVRCILPNHKKRPKLFDNILVLDQLRCNGVLEGIRIARTGFPNRLPFAEFRQRYEVLCSNMPKGYLEGQAAATIMLQKLGLDKTHYRVGISKVFFRAGVLAELEEQRDALITEIMARFQSVARGFIQRRAAYKLLFKTEAAQIIQRNFHVYLKLAENPWWQLIVKMKPLLGATRTATEVTRRDGMIKELNDKMQRELDVRQKLEEERRNCHAEMVRIRQTLESERALALDKEEIFKRLQIREVELEEKLAGAIDDQERLEDQLDELMEAKNRAEQEVERCRAQLEQAANLIAKLEEEKIELSERSAELESAIREISQRQSERGEQEAVLEGEIKMLQSQLSLKDRKAQDLESKLLQVDQDLGVKLHTTQKALDAIKLRESRLSEENKNLQQQLSQLSKTSTDYEDLVRGKESELALLRSDKRKLEEERQSLEGQAKSLADEKATITNKFRDVQAELVAMRTRQSQLEREAEEARTLLEARLSEDAQADQNRALLDSQIKDLKEELYKTQTDLSRERQSRDDVQLLAEHKYESLKEKFDRLNESKIIIEKELYAQQDTLRRTMESRTAVEKERDEARDEIRRLRVAKSQAEEARQQAEMAGERLASRQAREREQSLVRDLDAAQERLQWYEQECGNLNRQIEDLNKLILSSGEFGLKNDQAKERMERELTTVKSRLAASENDNRALLNKLQQKGLEIARSTTRANETSRGQVVSLHRDKGRLEEQNAELNKQLSDAQVTIASLEKKAEKLQLNLEDLNHEVAREAQTSRNAEKASSNFTAQLAEANRTVESERQLRSQAQSTIRALQASIDSRDRELEELRGQILRALKTADPDMYALPSSNESNQKAVQNFDLVRKVEELQQNLRVQTAGRANAESQLASLRASRNDTPTRPKLEEIHLNEAPFNGSPTQRRTAKVNNQRSANASTPVQRAPDADLQESAKSDKTADTATVNNRMDLKAEVEELQNQLQLAQMQNRHLQSQLDRSTPVPDNYDEQSPSLRRMQKLEKVNSRLHEMLDDSSKKVSALEKTMRAGELSLRDVQARSHEEILDVLNNQEESRRSLLHSHKDAVAELTDVKSHFDKMRHDRAKLEVELRDTRSDLQEMTVAREQESQSRSQLLQEYADLQIRLDAESSKLADVSSSLDMYRSRADEYFGKLEQAEIAVLKASRAEQFARSQAKEAEDTYTEVMAERQKMDASIDDLQRQNQRLEERVEDISTDLESVTQAKKRLQHELEDYRNQRAIDIEDKESSMEQTRKKYQAEFATLAKELDLAREEKLYKQAEIARLREELDELRSKWDDEVLNSSTWSKEKARLESTLADVASSRDEAVTAHNDAQGKVVSLLSQVRTLRSAVDEVASERDHLQREKRSIEARLEEAKTNLEELTNAGESPSIRDAASMDREVLELKSKLAHQEDIAAAAVEKMRRAEALASEIQKDIATEREASTGLQRQKASLEKSLNEAQLKLLESQLEEQETERSKSQRSVRNVDRVVKDLQGQVERKEKQNTQLSDDVNRMRDKVDKLLQTIDELQASESTNQLSARRAERELREEKEKTLRLEREIGDWKGRRMGGPASLPGSRVGAWRGGSEIDDGSVTDTLNRAPSLTKGFM, encoded by the exons ATGTCCTTCAACCCCAATGCCTCGGCGCAACGGCGCAATAATCCCTTCCAACGAAATGCCTCCCCCTCGCCGGGACCAGCAACCACCAGCTCAGCCCTCTTCTCGTCTCCTCTTTCCAAAACTCCCATCTCGCATGCCAGGTCACAATCCTCAAGCTCCTTTGGGGCGGCGCTTGTTGCGCCGGGTAGCACCCCTCGGCATCGGGTCGACTCGAGGAGCGGAACTCCAACATCGAGCACCTTTGCACCTTCCTTCATCAAAACGGAAGAGATGACGCGAAGTCAGGATGTTGTCAAGGGAATCGAGGGAGAGAATGACTTTTCTGGAAAGAGATACGTGTGGTTGAAAGACCCGCAAAGCGCATTCATCAAAGGTTGGGTTGTGGACGAGCTCGCGGATAATCAGATCCGTGTGCAGACCGATGACGGAACG GTGCGCGAAGTGGACGTTGACAGCGTCGACAAAGTGAACCCTGCCAAGTTCGACAAGGCAAACGATATGGCCGAGTTGACCCATCTGAACGAGGCATCAGTCGTACACAATCTGCACATGAGACATCAGTCCGATCTCATCTACACCTATTCCGGTCTCTTCCTTGTCACCGTCAATCCATATTGCCCCCTCCCCATATACAGCAACGAATACATCAACATGTATAGAGGACGGAGTCGAGAAGATACGAAGCCGCATATattcgccatggccgacgaagcTTTCCGAAACCTAGTGGAAGAAGGGCGCAATCAGAGCATCCTGGTAACTGGCGAGTCTGGAGCCGGAAAGACGGAAAACACCAAGAAAGTCATCCAGTATCTCGCAGCCGTTGCGCAGACAGACACAGTCGTGGCAAAGGGAAAGCATCAACACTCCAATCTGTCTCAGCAGATACTCCGAGCCAACCCGATCCTCGAGGCATTCGGAAATGCTCAGACTGTTCGAAACAATAACTCGTCTCGTTTTGGCAAATTTATCCGGATTGAGTTCAACCGAGGTGGCGCGATTACAGGCGCGTTCATCGATTGGTACCTCCTCGAGAAGTCGAGGGTCATCAGGATCAACCAGTACGAACGAAACTATCACATATTCTACCAACTCCTGAAGGGCGCCGATGGTAGGCTGAAGAAGAGCTTGCTCCTCGATGGACTCGGCGTTGAAGACTTCTCTTACACACGAAACGGTCACGACAGTATCGCCGGTGTCTCCGACAGCGAAGAATGGACCTCGCTCATGGAAGCCTTTGACGTCATGGAGTTTTCGGTAGACGACCGGCTTTCCATTCTCCGAACAATCGCTGCTGTTCTTCATCTGGGCAACATCGATGTTGTCAAAGAGAGCCGCGGCGCTGATCAGGCTCGTTTGGCACCCAACGCGAAGGAAGAGGCGGCCAAAGTGTGCGAGCTCCTTGGTGTTCCCTTGGACCCTTTCCTTCGGGGCTTACTCCACCCCAAGGTCAAGGCGGGACGCGAGTGGGTAGAAAAGGTGCAAACGCCCGAACAAGTGCGTCTCAGTCTCGACGCCCTGTCCAAGGGCATCTACGAACGCGGTTTTGGAAACCTCGTGTCCAGGATAAACCAACAGCTGGACCGAACGGGCATGGGTTTGGACGACTCCAAGTtcatcggcgtcctcgacatTGCCGGTTTCGAGATTTTCGAACAAAACAGCTTCGAGCAGCTCTGCATCAACTACACTAACGAGAAGCTGCAGCAATTCTTCAATCATCACATGTTCGTGTTGGAGCAGGAAGAGTATGCTCGGGAGCAGATTGAATGGCAGTTTATCGATTTCGGTCGAGACTTGCAGCCTACCATCGACCTCATCGAGCTGTCGAATCCGATCGGCATCTTCTCCTGCCTAGACGAAGACTGCGTCATGCCCAAAGCCACGGACAAGTCATTTACGGAGAAGCTTAACTCGCTCTGGGACAAAAAGTCGAACAAATATCGCCCCTCCCGCCTGGAACACGGCTTCGTCCTCACCCACtacgcggccgccgtcgagtaCTCGACCGAAGGTTGGCTGGAGAAAAATAAGGATCCGCTGAATGATAACATCACGCGGTTGCTTGCCACTTCTGCCGACAGGCACGTTGCCGAACTCTTTGCTGACTGCGCCGCCGACATGGAAGGAGATGCTGGGGGGAGAAGTCGGGTGAAGAAGGGCCTCTTCCGTACGGTGGCCCAAAGACACAAGGAGCAACTCCACAGCCTCATGACGCAACTTCACTCTACTCACCCTCACTTTGTCCGTTGTATCCTGCCCAATCACAAGAAGCGGCCGAAACTGTTCGATAATATCTTGGTCTTGGACCAACTTCGTTGCAACGGTGTCTTGGAGGGTATTCGGATCGCTCGCACCGGCTTTCCCAACAGGCTGCCATTCGCAGAATTCCGTCAGCGATATGAAGTGCTCTGCTCCAACATGCCCAAGGGATACCTCGAAGGCCAGGCAGCTGCCACCATCATGCTCCAGAAACTGGGCCTCGACAAGACACACTATCGCGTTGGCATCTCCAAGGTCTTTTTCAGGGCAGGTGTGCTCGCTGAGCTGGAAGAGCAGCGAGATGCTCTGATTACTGAAATCATGGCCCGTTTCCAGTCTGTCGCTCGAGGATTTATTCAACGGCGGGCGGCCTACAAGTTGCTGTTTAAAACGGAAGCGGCTCAGATCATACAACGAAACTTCCACGTCTACCTGAAGCTCGCCGAGAATCCTTGGTGGCAGCTCATCGTAAAGATGAAGCCACTGCTCGGGGCAACGCGCACAGCAACGGAGGTTACGAGACGTGACGGCATGATCAAAGAGCTCAACGACAAGATGCAACGGGAGCTGGACGTTCGGCAGAAGTTGGAGGAGGAACGGAGAAACTGCCACGCTGAAATGGTGCGGATCCGGCAAACGTTGGAGAGCGAGCGCGCACTGGCATTAGACAAGGAAGAGATTTTCAAGCGTCTTCAAATCCGTGAGGTGGAGTTGGAAGAAAAGCTTGCCGGAGCAATTGACGACCAGGAGCGACTGGAGGatcagctcgacgagctcatggAGGCCAAAAACCGTGCGGAACAAGAGGTGGAGAGGTGCCGTGCCCAACTCGAGCAGGCGGCAAACCTTATCGCAAAGCTCGAGGAAGAGAAAATCGAGCTATCCGAGAGATCAGCCGAGTTGGAAAGCGCGATCCGAGAGATCTCGCAAAGGCAGTCTGAGCGCGGCGAGCAGGAGGCAGTGCTGGAGGGCGAGATCAAGATGCTGCAGAGCCAGCTGTCTCTCAAGGACAGGAAAGCCCAGGATCTGGAGAGCAAGCTGCTGCAGGTCGACCAGGACCTCGGCGTGAAACTGCACACAACGCAGAAGGCGCTGGATGCGATCAAGCTCCGCGAATCTCGGCTGTCGGAAGAAAACAAAAACCTTCAACAGCAGCTCTCGCAGCTCTCCAAGACGTCGACCGATTACGAGGACCTCGTCCGCGGCAAGGAGAGCGAGCTTGCCTTGCTGCGAAGCGACAAGCGCAAATTGGAGGAAGAGCGACAGAGCTTAGAAGGCCAGGCGAAATCCTTGGCCGACGAAAAGGCCACGATCACGAACAAATTTCGTGACGTTCAGGCGGAGCTTGTTGCGATGAGGACGAGACAGTCGCAACTAGAacgcgaggccgaggaggccagAACACTGCTCGAGGCGCGCCTCTCCGAAGACGCCCAAGCGGACCAAAACCGAGCTCTACTGGACTCACAAATCAAGGACTTGAAAGAGGAACTGTACAAAACTCAGACGGACTTGAGCAGGGAGCGTCAGTCGCGCGACGATGTGCAGCTTCTCGCCGAACACAAGTACGAGTCACTCAAAGAAAAGTTTGATCGTCTCAACGAGTCCAAGATCATCATCGAAAAGGAGCTGTACGCTCAGCAAGACACCCTGCGTCGAACGATGGAATCCCGCACCGCggtggagaaggagagggaCGAGGCTCGGGATGAGATTCGACGCCTGCGTGTGGCCAAATCTCAGGCCGAGGAAGCTCGGCAACAGGCTGAGATGGCGGGCGAGCGACTGGCGTCCAGGCAGGCGCGTGAGAGGGAACAGAGCCTTGTCAGGGACCTCGACGCGGCTCAGGAGCGGTTGCAATGGTACGAGCAAGAGTGCGGGAACCTCAATCGCCAGATTGAGGATCTCAATAAGCTGATTCTGTCGTCGGGAGAGTTCGGCCTCAAGAACGATCAAGCCAAGGAAAGGATGGAGCGAGAGCTCACAACAGTCAAGAGCCGTCTGGCGGCTTCCGAAAACGACAACCGAGCTCTCCTCAACAAACTCCAGCAGAAAGGGCTCGAGATCGCTCGGTCGACTACGCGAGCAAATGAGACGTCCCGCGGCCAGGTGGTTTCCCTTCATCGGGATAAGGGTCGACTTGAGGAACAAAACGCCGAGCTCAACAAGCAGCTGAGCGACGCGCAGGTTACAATTGCTTCCttggagaagaaggcggagAAGCTTCAACTTAACCTCGAAGACCTCAACCACGAGGTAGCACGAGAAGCCCAGACGAGCAGGAATGCTGAAAAGGCTTCGTCCAACTTCACAGCTCAGCTTGCCGAAGCCAACCGGACGGTCGAGTCGGAGCGTCAACTCCGTTCACAAGCTCAATCCACCATTCGCGCTTTGCAGGCTTCCATCGACTCCCGCGATAGGGAACTGGAGGAGCTACGCGGGCAGATTCTCCGTGCTTTGAAGACGGCCGATCCCGACATGTATGCGCTGCCATCATCGAACGAGTCTAACCAGAAGGCCGTCCAAAACTTTGACCTCGTGCGAAAGGTGGAGGAGCTGCAGCAGAATCTTCGTGTCCAGACGGCAGGGAGGGCCAACGCCGAGAGCCAACTGGCGAGCCTGCGCGCCTCTCGCAACGACACGCCAACGCGACCGAAGCTGGAGGAGATTCACCTCAACGAGGCCCCCTTCAACGGATCCCCGACACAGAGACGGACGGCCAAGGTCAACAACCAGAGGTCGGCGAACGCGTCGACGCCAGTGCAGCGGGCGCCGGATGCGGACCTCCAGGAGTCTGCCAAATCGGACAAGACGGCCGATACGGCGACGGTTAACAACCGGATGGATCTGAAGGCGGAAGTGGAAGAGCTCCAGAACCAGCTACAACTGGCACAGATGCAAAACCGCCACCTCCAGAGCCAACTGGATCGGAGCACGCCGGTTCCGGATAACTACGATGAACAGAGCCCGTCGCTGCGCAGGATGCAAAAACTCGAAAAAGTCAACAGCCGTCTGCACGAGATGCTGGATGACTCATCCAAGAAGGTATCGGCGCTCGAGAAGACAATGCGAGCCGGTGAGCTGTCCTTGCGAGATGTACAAGCCAGGTCCCACGAAGAGATTCTGGATGTTCTCAACAATCAGGAGGAATCGCGCCGCTCTCTTCTGCACAGCCACAAGGATGCTGTGGCAGAGCTGACGGATGTGAAGTCCCACTTTGACAAGATGAGGCACGACAGGGCGAAACTCGAGGTGGAGTTGCGGGACACGAGGTCGGACCTGCAGGAGATGACGGTGGCGCGCGAGCAAGAGTCGCAGAGCCGAAGTCAGCTGCTGCAGGAGTACGCCGACCTTCAGATCCGGCTGGACGCGGAGTCGtcgaagctcgccgacgtcagCTCGAGCCTCGACATGTACAGGAGCAGGGCGGACGAGTACTTTGGCaagctcgagcaggccgagatTGCCGTTCTCAAAGCGAGCCGGGCGGAGCAGTTTGCGAGGTcgcaggccaaggaggcggAGGATACGTACACGGAGGTGATGGCGGAGCGTCAGAAGATGGACGCGAGCATCGACGACCTGCAGCGGCAGAATCAGCGTCTCGAGGAGAGGGTCGAGGACATCTCGACGGACCTTGAATCCGTCACGCAGGCGAAGAAGCGGCTGCagcacgagctcgaggactaCCGAAACCAGCGGGCGATTGACATCGAGGACAAGGAGTCGAGCATGGAGCAGACACGGAAGAAGTATCAGGCCGAGTTTGCGACGCTGGCGAAGGAACTGGACCTCGCGCGCGAGGAGAAGCTCTACAAGCAGGCGGAGATTGCCCGGCTGCGGGAGGAACTAGACGAGCTCCGGTCGAAgtgggacgacgaggtgctCAACAGCTCGACGTGGAGCAAAGAGAAGGCGCGGCTCGAATCGACGCTGGCGGACGTGGCATCGTcgcgcgacgaggcggtgACGGCCCACAACGATGCACAAGGGAAGGTCGTCTCGCTGCTATCGCAGGTGCGAACGCTccggtcggccgtcgacgaggtcgcctCCGAGCGCGACCACCTTCAGCGAGAGAAGCGAAGCATCGAGGCTCGACTGGAAGAGGCCAAGACCAACCTCGAGGAGCTGACGAACGCTGGTGAGAGCCCGTCGATCCGGGACGCCGCGAGCATGGACAGGGAAGTGCTCGAGCTCAAATCCAAGCTCGCGCACCAGGAGGACattgcggcggcggcggtggagaaGATGCGGCGAGCCGAAGCTCTGGCGTCGGAGATTCAAAAGGACATTGCGACTGAGCGCGAGGCTAGCACGGGACTTCAGAGGCAAAAAGCGTCGCTCGAGAAGAGCCTGAACGAGGCGCAGCTCAAGCTC CTTGAGTCGCAGCTGGAGGAACAGGAGACGGAGCGGAGCAAGTCTCAGCGGTCGGTGCGCAACGTCGATCGGGTCGTCAAGGATCTCCAGGGCCAGGTCGAGCGCAAGGAGAAGCAGAATACGCAACTGTCGGACGACGTCAACCGGATGCGCGACAAGGTCGACAAGCTGCTCCAGACGATTGACGAACTGCAGGCTTCCGAGTCGACGAACCAGCTGTCGGCGCGCCGGGCCGAACGCGAGCTTcgcgaggagaaggaaaagACGCTGCGGCTGGAGCGTGAGATTGGGGACTGGAAAGGCCGACGAATGGGGGGACCGGCCAGTCTCCCCGGCAGCCGGGTCGGTGCTTGGAGGGGCGGGAGTGAAATCGACGATGGGTCCGTCACTGACACGTTGAACAGAGCACCAAGCCTCACAAAGGGGTTCATGTGA